Proteins from a genomic interval of Fusarium oxysporum Fo47 chromosome I, complete sequence:
- a CDS encoding fungal-specific transcription factor domain-containing protein: MASTSTRSIATSPPSSQPFQCQVCSSRFTRHENLKRHAALHSRSSSNASIPCHLCPATFSRPDLRHRHMKRKHMDRMEKTSRGGNSPQSDLQRHAPTPPSQTSEAEVDTDQLFRQASTDDDAINLSSSLPSDLNDTQMLATSFSSQASMLLGPTASQLAGVNFLEPSCNLNMSNSPSGMSLLNFSLDQGSPERLLYGSIDLNQGQNDWYPSTSQITQGCQLYFKHVSHFLPFLHQPTFDSASIPSHLLLSMLCIAYQYGVDPDRSDQQGSGVSLSERCYHRARDLVSGDDNGPDDSTRTLSLVQSLLLLEIYAMMYLCGNHSAYGLKTHTRMISLARSSGLSIPLPTELTSKTPCLNSLWRTFIEAESHKRTLFAAHQIDTLWYQFLSIPRQFSHLEIKHELPCPQDQWAASSAAEWAHKKLVAVVPGPPVQYPDAVRLFLSLASDPSSFPSFDPYGAINITQFLASSAQETSGWSAMTGMISTERLEPLRKSLEALGPVVQSGLEHANWPRGALCEATWQSAMIDVRIWSPSHTCGIVGGTMDAVLQQTTYLAPSCEFLCESNTAQVIKPHIDWFLTYLDSPLVPDSEAPWIMLYAFKAFVIAWQLMRGSTLGTMQVVGVEDGDTNGALEWARRVFGRRQQWQLGKIIMTCLDTL; the protein is encoded by the coding sequence ATGGCATCAACAAGCACCCGCAGCATAGCCACCTCTCCACCGTCCTCACAACCTTTCCAATGTCAAGTATGTTCAAGTCGCTTCACCCGCCATGAGAACCTGAAGCGTCACGCTGCGCTACATTCTCGCTCTTCCAGCAATGCCTCTATACCCTGCCACCTCTGCCCTGCCACCTTTTCGCGCCCGGATCTACGTCACCGGCACATGAAGCGAAAACACATGGACCGTATGGAAAAGACTTCACGAGGAGGAAACTCACCTCAGAGCGACCTGCAGCGCCATGCACCTACGCCGCCGTCGCAGACCAGTGAGGCGGAGGTTGACACAGATCAGCTTTTTCGACAAGCATCTACCGATGACGATGCTATCAACCTTTCCAGTAGCTTGCCCTCAGATCTGAACGATACCCAAATGCTCGCCACGTCATTCTCATCGCAAGCGTCCATGCTGTTGGGCCCGACTGCTTCTCAGTTGGCAGGCGTCAACTTTCTCGAGCCTTCGTGCAATCTCAACATGTCGAATTCGCCCTCTGGAATGAGTCTTCTCAACTTTAGCCTCGATCAAGGGAGCCCCGAAAGGTTATTGTACGGATCAATTGACCTCAACCAGGGCCAGAATGACTGGTATCCGTCGACCAGCCAAATTACACAAGGCTGTCAATTGTATTTCAAGCATGTATCCCACTTTCTGCCTTTTCTGCATCAGCCGACATTTGATTCCGCCTCCATCCCAAGCCACTTACTCCTCAGCATGCTTTGCATAGCATATCAATATGGCGTAGATCCAGATCGTAGTGATCAGCAAGGGTCAGGCGTGAGCTTATCCGAGAGGTGCTACCATCGCGCTCGTGATCTCGTGTCTGGCGACGATAATGGGCCAGATGACTCAACACGTACCCTATCGCTTGTGCAATCTCTCCTCTTACTCGAGATATACGCCATGATGTATCTTTGCGGTAACCACTCAGCCTATGGACTCAAGACTCACACCAGAATGATCTCGCTCGCTCGATCAAGTGGACTGTCTATACCCTTACCGACCGAGCTCACGTCCAAAACCCCGTGCCTTAATTCCTTGTGGCGCACATTCATCGAGGCCGAGTCGCATAAGAGGACGCTCTTCGCTGCCCATCAAATCGACACGTTATGGTATCAGTTTCTCTCGATACCCCGACAATTCTCACATCTCGAGATCAAGCACGAGCTGCCATGCCCTCAGGATCAGTGGGCggcatcttcagcagccgAGTGGGCGCATAAAAAATTAGTTGCCGTCGTCCCTGGCCCACCGGTTCAGTATCCCGATGCTGTTCGACTCTTTTTGTCATTGGCATCAGATCCCAGCTCTTTTCCCTCGTTTGACCCATATGGAGCCATAAATATCACCCAGTTCCTTGCATCCAGCGCTCAAGAAACGTCGGGCTGGAGTGCCATGACAGGAATGATTAGCACAGAAAGGCTTGAACCATTGCGCAAGTCCCTCGAAGCGTTGGGTCCTGTTGTCCAGTCCGGGTTGGAGCACGCAAATTGGCCCCGTGGAGCGTTGTGTGAAGCTACCTGGCAGTCTGCCATGATCGATGTGCGGATATGGTCGCCGTCACATACCTGTGGCATCGTAGGTGGGACAATGGATGCAGTCTTGCAGCAGACGACATATCTGGCACCATCGTGCGAGTTTCTGTGCGAGTCCAATACTGCGCAAGTCATCAAACCTCATATCGACTGGTTTCTCACATATCTCGACTCGCCCCTTGTACCAGACTCGGAGGCGCCTTGGATCATGTTATACGCCTTCAAGGCTTTCGTAATTGCCTGGCAGTTGATGCGAGGTAGTACGCTCGGAACGATGCAGGTTGTTGGCGTTGAAGACGGAGATACAAATGGGGCTCTAGAGTGGGCCAGAAGGGTTTTCGGACGAAGGCAGCAGTGGCAGCTTGGCAAGATTATCATGACGTGCCTAGACACATTATGA
- a CDS encoding major facilitator superfamily domain-containing protein has protein sequence MATVAVDESLKRSPSSHAEGTSTAYQRMPETLLHLTEEEIATMNKKLVRKIDSIILPIIGILYILNYIDRQNLAAAKLHGITEDLNMTTEEFATAISILFVGYLPFQIPSNLIIARIPRPACTALVKNYGQLLAVRAILGVAEAVFFPGAIYYLSAWYTKTELGKRIASLYIAQQVGNAFGGLFAAAIFQLDGRHGIKGWQWLFIIEGSATVGIGVVCAFFMPEFPYNSRILSQPERDLAVWRIESTTGAAEGSEKESTLKSFGKALSDPKLLLLILCNLLSQAQGSIANYFPTLVASLNFGSTVSLLLTAPPYVLAGAVYWVLMWYSDRKNTAYPIIIGCIAIAIGMYIIPMSTLNVPARYFSMMILPFASVGPQLVLYKTINLHLARPVSKRAAASALVNAIGGTSNIWASYLYYAPPHFYAAFGTLMGCAFLFAGTITFYRWLVLRENKRLDSGDPEEIDKVIKGGVTEEMVQLGWRYEMY, from the exons ATGGCTACCGTCGCTGTGGATGAATCCCTCAAGCGGTCACCCTCGTCTCACGCCGAGGGTACCAGCACTGCCTATCAGAGGATGCCCGAAACCCTCTTGCACCTCACCGAGGAAGAGATCGCTACAATGAACAAGAAACTGGTTCGCAAGATCGATTCCATCATCCTGCCCATCATCGGAATATTGTACATCCTCAACTATATCGATCGGCAGAACCTGGCCGCGGCCAAACTCCATGGCATCACCGAAGACCTCAATATGACCACGGAGGAATTTGCTACTGCTATATCAATCCTCTTTGTCGGTTACCTACCGTTCCAGATCCCAAGCAATCTCATTATTGCAAGGATTCCTCGGCCGG CCTGCACGGCTCTGGTCAAAAACTATGGTCAACTTCTCGCTGTCAGAGCCATTCTCGGTGTCGCTGAGGCCGTCTTCTTTCCAGG TGCCATATACTACCTCTCCGCATGGTATACCAAGACCGAGCTCGGAAAACGAATTGCCAGTCTCTACATCGCCCAACAAGTCGGCAACGCGTTCGGCGGCCTTTTTGCCGCAGCCATCTTTCAGCTCGACGGTCGACATGGAATCAAGGGTTGGCAGTGGCTCTTCATTATTGAGGGTTCTGCCACGGTTGGAATTGGTGTTGTTTGTGCCTTTTTCATGCCCGAGTTTCCCTACAACAGCCGAATCCTTTCCCAACCCGAGCGAGACCTTGCCGTGTGGCGTATCGAGTCAACAACTGGTGCAGCTGAGGGGTCAGAAAAGGAAAGCACTCTCAAGAGCTTTGGAAAGGCTCTGTCTGACCCcaagcttctgcttctcatcCTGTGCAACCTGCTTTCTCAGGCACAGGGCTCGATTGCCAACTACTTTCCAACTTTGGTTGCCTCGCTCAACTTTGGCAGCACTGTCAGCCTACTCCTTACTGCACCACCCTACGTCCTCGCTGGGGCCGTCTACTGGGTGTTGATGTGGTATAGCGACCGGAAGAACACAGCATaccccatcatcatcggatGCATCGCCATTGCCATTGGCATGTACATCATCCCCATGTCTACACTTAATGTCCCTGCTCGCTACTTCTCCATGATGATTCTTCCCTTTGCGTCTGTTGGTCCTCAGCTTGTGCTTTACAAGACTATCAACCTTCATCTCGCACGTCCTGTCTCGAAGCGTGCTGCAGCATCTGCCCTTGTCAATGCTATTGGTGGCACCTCCAATATCTGGGCTTCATACTTGTACTATGCTCCTCCTCACTTTTATGCGGCATTCGGCACTCTTATGGGTTGCGCCTTTCTTTTCGCCGGCACTATCACTTTCTACCGCTGGCTCGTCTTACGCGAGAATAAGCGACTGGACTCTGGCGATCCTGAGGAGATAGACAAGGTTATCAAGGGCGGTGTTACTGAGGAGATGGTTCAGCTTGGATGGCGTTACGAAATGTACTGA
- a CDS encoding acetaldehyde dehydrogenase, which produces MFAIKVAPALVTGNAIIVKSGEKALLAVLKVAELIKEAGFPAGLVNVISGDGRTSDLLAWNMSIGEISFTGSVAIGRKVAQAAAASNLEDVTLELGGKSPAVVFVDADLDTAVTATGISFYVNSDHHCEANSRILITKLMSSRKIGDLTDKATFQGPQGDKQQQINILEFINEGNQAGELVYTGQVLEGNGAFAPPTIFKNVGRDSRIFQEEVFGPAVIVNSFKTEEEAIEIANDTQYGLHASVYTTNFARAMRFAKAFEAGIAGVNCGAPEQVYPSQFPTVNT; this is translated from the exons ATGTTTGCCATAAAGGTTGCGCCGGCGCTTGTGACTGGAAATGCGATCATCGTCAAGTCCGGTGAGAAGGCCCTGCTTGCG GTCTTGAAAGTAGCCGAGCTCATTAAAGAGGCCGGTTTCCCCGCCGGCCTTGTTAATGTTATTTCTGGTGATGGAAGAACCAGTGATCTACTTGCCTGGAATATGAGTATTGGGGAAATTTCCTTCACCGGCTCCGTGGCGATCGGAAGGAAGGTTGCCCAGGCAGCTGCGGCATCTAACCTGGAGGATGTGACCCTGGAACTTGGCGGCAAGTCGCCTGCAGTTGTATTCGTTGATGCAGACCTTGATACTGCTGTAACCGC GACTGGGATCTCCTTTTATGTTAACTCTGACCATCATTGCGAAGCAAATAGCCGAATCTTG ATTACCAAATTAATGAGTTCTCGAAAGATAGGTGACCTAACTGACAAAGCTACCTTCCAAGGTCCCCAAGGCGACAAACAACAGCAGATAAATATCTTGGAGTTCATTAATGAAGGTAATCAGGCTGGTGAGCTTGTCTACACTGGACAGGTGCTAGAGGGCAAT GGTGCCTTTGCTCCCCCAACTATCTTCAAGAATGTTGGCAGAGATTCACGAAtcttccaagaagaagtttTCGGCCCTGCGGTTATTGTCAATTCTTTCAagacagaggaagaagccattGAGATCGCCAATGATACGCAGTATGGCCTTCACG CATCTGTATATACGACAAACTTTGCCCGCGCTATGCGTTTTGCCAAGGCATTTGAGGCCGGAATCGCTGGAGTCAACTGTGGAGCTCCTGAACAGGTATACCCCAGCCAATTTCCCACCGTTAATACATGA
- a CDS encoding thiamine diphosphate-binding protein, translating to QDTFWNRISEFFEPEVIIMTETGTPSTGGRGFVLPRQTTLINSGVWPSIGYMLGSSQGVDFAQRDLIAEDSSRRGRTILFEGDGSFQMTARELSTIIYTRLDMIISLINNDGDTIERLVHGEDAVYNDIAPRRYFEAPSCFGAPNDGSYVTMTARASTLGELMEIISKDDFKYGSGLRMVEIMMERMDAPVILKRLLESYSASAS from the coding sequence caggaCACATTCTGGAACCGAATCTCTGAGTTCTTCGAGCCGGAAGTTATCATCATGACCGAGACCGGCACCCCAAGTACAGGCGGCCGCGGCTTTGTCCTACCGAGGCAAACGACTCTGATCAACTCGGGCGTATGGCCTTCGATCGGTTACATGCTCGGATCCTCTCAAGGAGTTGACTTCGCGCAGAGGGACCTGATAGCTGAGGACAGTTCTCGTCGAGGACGGACGATTCTGTTTGAGGGCGACGGGAGTTTCCAAATGACGGCCCGGGAGCTCAGCACCATTATTTATACGCGGCTTGATATGATTATCTCCCTTATCAACAATGATGGCGATACTATTGAAAGGTTAGTGCATGGCGAGGATGCGGTCTACAACGATATCGCGCCGCGGAGGTACTTCGAAGCCCCAAGTTGCTTTGGTGCACCAAACGATGGCTCGTACGTGACAATGACGGCAAGGGCATCAACCTTGGGGGAACTTATGGAAATCATCTCCAAGGACGACTTTAAGTACGGGTCGGGACTCCGTATGGTTGAGATTATGATGGAACGGATGGATGCACCGGTTATCTTAAAGCGTCTGTTAGAGAGCTACTCTGCTTCGGCCAGCTAG
- a CDS encoding uncharacterized protein (of unknown function-domain containing protein) encodes MAPIKNIIFALFVAADMAAAHSVITNAVGDAGGSGMALGVDTSTPRDGTRRRPFQTDATRFRGDAADTVGETLAGGDNQIEQGTLDIMEETGSQLPQVNPGGSLEMTVHQVNSDGAGPYTCMINADGTGTSWDNIQVTTNVEGNDRGRNRDGEMGDFPLVASIPAGQNCTGSVAGEENVCLVRCQNPARAGPFGGVIPVQMAQATGNNGNNNNADTGNAGNTGNTGNTGNTDNTGSAGNNNGNGNGNADEDDEDTQDQNDTNTNNRNKRRATHFSA; translated from the exons ATGGCCcccatcaagaacatcatctTTGCTCTTTTCGTCGCTGCCGATATGGCAGCTGCCCACAGCGTAATCACCAATGCAGTTGGAGACGCTGGCGGCTCTGGCATGGCTCTCGGTGTTGACACATCCACTCCTCGCGATGGTACCAGACGCCGTCCCTTCCAAACCGATGCTACTCGCTTCCGCGGTGATGCAGCTGACACAGTTGGCGAGACGCTCGCTGGTGGTGACAACCAGATCGAGCAGGGCACGCTCGACATTATGGAAGAGACTGGCAGTCAGCTTCCTCAAGTCAACCCTGGCGGCAGCCTTGAGATGACTGTCCACCAAGTCAATTCTGATGGCGCTGGACCTTATACATGTATGATCAATGCTGATGGAACCGGTACTTCGTGGGATAACATCCAAGTAACCACCAACGTTGAGGGCAACGATCGCGGCCGTAACCGCGATGGTGAGATGGGGGATTTTCCTCTTGTTGCCTCTATCCCTGCTGGACAGAACTGCACGGGCTCGGTTGCTGGTGAGGAGAATGTTTGCCTTGTTCGTTGCCAGAACCCGGCGCGGGCTGGTCCTTTCGGTGGTGTTATTCCAGTTCAAATGGCCCAAGCTACCGGTAACAAtggcaacaacaacaacgcTGATACCGGTAACGCTGGTAACACTGGTAACACTGGTAACACTGGTAACACTG ACAACACGGGCAGCGCGGGCAACAATAACGGCAACGGCAACGGCAAcgctgatgaggatgatgaagatacCCAGGACCAGAAcgacaccaacaccaacaaccgTAACAAACGCCGCGCTACTCATTTCTCTGCATAA
- a CDS encoding chaperonin 10-like protein, translating to MTDNEATRSANDCYKGRAAVLKDSYSEPYLINSRIAAEDVGPLDVLVHIHYSGVCYGDLHSRDGGPYAPSQPLRPLIGGRKGVGVFIELGIAAGEVSNIKVGDGNENSCADQVVNGLLTDGTFREYLVAPARHVLRIADGFDPASATPILCGGGATVATRRRGEVSVGKWVAISSAAGSLGHLATQYAKAMGANVVAMDGPEPEKRESCLNLGTDRYFDFANGNICSEVLKVSRR from the exons ATGACAGACAACGAAGCAACTCGCTCGGCTAATGACTGCTACAAAGGTCGTGCAGCTGTTCTCAAAGACTCCTATAGCGAGCCTTATTTGATTAATAGCAGAATCGCTGCAGAGGATGTAGGCCCCCTCGATGTACTGGTCCACATCCACTACAGCGGAGTCTGTTACGGAGATCTGCATTCCCGCGACGGCGGACCCTATGCGCCTTCACAGCCACTTCGGCCGCTTATAGGAGGTCGTAAAGGAGTTGGTGTATTTATCGAACTAGGAATTGCAGCAGGAGAAGTTAGCAACATCAAAGTCGGGGAT GGTAATGAGAACTCTTGCGCAGATCAGGTCGTTAATGGATTACTAACTGATGGGACATTCAGAG AATACCTTGTTGCGCCAGCACGGCACGTCCTTCGCATTGCTGACGGCTTCGACCCTGCATCAGCTACACCCATACTATGCGGCGGGGGAGCCACTGTAGCTACCCGTCGCAGAGGAGAAGTTTCCGTAGGCAAATGGGTCGCTATTAGTAGTGCCGCTGGCAGCCTAGGTCATCTCGCCACCCAGTATGCAAAAGCCATGGGTGCTAACGTGGTCGCTATGGACGGCCCTGAGCCTGAGAAAAGGGAGTCTTGTCTCAACCTCGGCACAGACAGATACTTCGATTTCGCCAACGGCAATATTTGCTCAGAGGTTTTGAAAGTCTCCAGAAGATGA
- a CDS encoding Endoribonuclease L-PSP/chorismate mutase-like protein, with the protein MSRQLISSEKFPPKPHNCPATKVPGLVFCAGQTATGEIKQATRTVLQNLKEVLELSGSSLEQVVKYNVYLADMKDFAAMNEVYIDFLPQPMPSRSCLQALPPGDGTVIEIECIAQA; encoded by the exons ATGTCTCGCCAACTTATTTCCAGCGAAAAGTTCCCTCCTAAGCCCCACAACT GCCCAGCCACCAAAGTACCTGGTCTAGTCTTCTGTGCCGGACAGACTGCTACTGGCGAGATTAAGCAGGCAACA AGAACTGTTCTCCAGAATCTCAAGGAGGTGCTTGAGCTCTCCGGCTCCTCTCTTGAGCAGGTTGTCAAGTACAATGTCTACCTGGCTGACATGAAGGACTTTGCTGCTATGAACGAGGTGTACATAGATTTCCTGCCCCAGCCCATGCCTTCGCGCTCGTGCCTCCAGGCTCTTCCTCCTGGTGACGGTACTGTCATTGAGATTGAGTGTATTGCGCAGGCTTAG
- a CDS encoding uncharacterized protein (uncharacterized protein conserved in bacteria-domain containing protein), giving the protein MKFFGQPATREELRTIGNHSFTWTNDHIPKSHTDPLRYKCDELGAAAVKEIQEIHAQQKKEGHQVDRTDLFETLSHHQDQSQVLSQLWTEVHTVPYWVDWDQIARGQRFFYRYALANLIGFAFQGFVGENSASTSVVEVLARTGGFSTRVLRRRLLETFQLVLQVTHSLDHVKPGGPGHRSIVRVRLLHSMVRQQILKVAASKCRFFDQETHGIPINTLDSIHAIATFSCNHAWLQLPLMGITPEKQEVEDYIALWRYVAHVIGAPQEYFTTATQAKAVMESLAYNELLVTPTSVVIGYNFVEALKDLPPMNISDGFIQAASRVLNGHEICDQLGMGRPSWYSYACFRGHCWLVWSLASLQRWIPALDDKVIDLCREGLHNAIIHSNQGLGGGSILDFKYVPDGRIQGKEKNDRAEGRLWFFERPLEFMYFVVFVIGCTVVLAWLLCMAQLLALGSSRLGR; this is encoded by the coding sequence ATGAAGTTCTTTGGGCAACCCGCAACTCGGGAAGAGCTTCGAACCATTGGAAACCACTCTTTCACATGGACGAATGATCACATTCCCAAATCCCACACAGACCCTCTACGTTACAAATGTGACGAACTtggagctgctgctgtcaaaGAGATCCAAGAAATCCACGCTCagcaaaagaaagaaggcCACCAAGTCGACAGAACAGACTTGTTCGAAACACTTTCTCATCACCAGGACCAGAGCCAAGTGCTTTCTCAGCTCTGGACCGAGGTCCATACTGTCCCCTATTGGGTAGATTGGGATCAGATTGCTCGAGGACAGCGTTTCTTCTACCGCTATGCCCTCGCAAACCTCATCGGATTTGCTTTCCAAGGTTTTGTTGGTGAGAACTCTGCTTCTACCAGCGTCGTCGAAGTACTTGCTCGTACTGGTGGATTCAGCACTCGTGTCTTGAGACGTCGACTGCTTGAAACATTTCAACTTGTTCTTCAAGTCACCCACTCTCTTGATCATGTGAAGCCTGGTGGACCAGGGCATAGATCGATTGTGCGAGTCCGTCTACTGCACTCCATGGTCAGACAGCAGATCCTCAAAGTTGCCGCATCGAAATGCCGGTTCTTCGACCAAGAGACACATGGCATTCCTATCAACACCCTTGATTCGATACATGCCATTGCAACATTCAGCTGCAACCACGCTTGGCTTCAGCTCCCTCTTATGGGGATTACCCCCGAGAAACAGGAAGTCGAAGATTACATCGCCCTTTGGCGGTACGTGGCCCATGTTATTGGGGCGCCTCAAGAGTACTTCACAACAGCAACTCAAGCTAAGGCTGTGATGGAAAGCTTAGCGTATAACGAGCTCCTTGTGACACCCACTTCCGTTGTCATTGGGTACAACTTCGTTGAGGCCCTCAAGGATCTACCACCCATGAACATCTCGGATGGTTTCATTCAGGCTGCTAGTCGCGTCTTGAATGGCCACGAGATCTGCGACCAACTTGGTATGGGACGGCCCAGCTGGTACTCATATGCCTGCTTCAGAGGCCATTGCTGGTTGGTGTGGAGTCTGGCTAGCCTGCAGCGATGGATCCCTGCCTTGGACGATAAGGTGATTGATCTTTGTCGGGAAGGGCTGCATAACGCTATAATCCACAGTAACCAAGGTCTCGGAGGTGGCTCCATCCTTGATTTCAAATACGTTCCGGATGGGCGGATCCAaggaaaggagaagaatgaccGGGCCGAGGGGCGTTTGTGGTTCTTTGAGAGACCCCTTGAGTTCATGTACTTTGTAGTGTTTGTCATTGGATGCACGGTAGTGCTGGCATGGTTGCTTTGCATGGCGCAGCTCCTTGCGCTCGGGTCCTCGCGTCTTGGAAGATAA
- a CDS encoding isoprenoid synthase domain-containing protein, with product MQVFTTKMESRRTVILPDMFKGFVVETPPMNPNYETVKPISERWLAEKCSFSPRMKKRVEFCDFAVFISIAAPDAPFDKLKTMCDWGNWVFPFDDMFDEGSLKSDPKRSQVVIDSLMADMLDKTYTRTKSAVVQAHDDIFRRVSQGSTAGARRRFALAMKQYTDGVVHHVKQFSTNSIPSIQEMLDTRRLSSGVTPLYHLIEYAHDIKLPDEVFENPIIQRLELLGADFVLLSNDILSYRKEENDDCPFSMVAACRMTGQSPQEAFDTVGNLLEERYQYWQKAIEQLPSWGPEIDANVARYIQGIQNVVQANITWSFRSGRYFGKQAPEIRRTRMIDVMVNPPFLQARQLRSGWSRMVIGSLFRRFFGSFIICFMFIFYFTILKG from the exons ATGCAGGTGTTCACTACCAAGATGGAGTCGAGAAGAACTGTCATTCTTCCCGACATGTTCAAAGGCTTCGTGGTCGAGACTCCGCCTATGAATCCCAACTATGAAACAGTCAAGCCCATCTCCGAGAGGTGGCTTGCAGA GAAGTGTTCCTTTTCACCTCGAATGAAAAAGAGGGTTGAGTTCTGCGACTTTGCCGTATTCATTTCTATCGCGGCTCCTGATGCTCCattcgacaagctcaagacgATGTGCGATTGGGGGAACTGG GTCTTTCCTTTCGATGATA TGTTTGATGAAGGATCATTGAAATCCGATCCGAAACGGTCGCAAGTCGTTATTGATAGTCTCATGGCAGATATGCTGGACAAGACTTATACTAGGACAAAGAGCGCTGTAGTCCAGGCTCATGACGACATTTTTCGAAGGGTGTCACAG GGCTCGACTGCTG GTGCCCGGAGAAGATTTGCTCTTGCAATGAAGCAGTACACAGACGGAGTAGTCCATCATGTGAAACAATTTTCTACAAATAGCATTCCTAGTATCCAGGAGATGCTTGATACAAGGCGGCTTTCATCGGGAGTGACGCCTTTGTATCATCTGATCGAGTATGCCCATGATATCAAGTTGCCAGATGAAGTATTCGAAAACCCCATTATCCAGAGGTTAGAGCTTCTGGGTGCGGACTTTGTCTTACT GTCCAATGACATCTTATCCTACCGGAAGGAAGAG AATGACGACTGCCCTTTCAGCATGGTTGCAGCTTGTCGAATGACTGGCCAATCTCCACAAGAGGCATTCGATACTGTTGGGAACCTTCTTGAGGAAAGATACCAATATTGGCAGAAGGCAATTGAGCAACTGCCAAGCTGGGGACCTGAGATTGACGCGAATGTCGCTCGCTATATCCAAGGCATTCAAAATGTCGTGCAAGCCAACATCACGTGGAG CTTCCGATCGGGGAGATATTTTGGGAAACAAGCTCCCGAGATCCGACGGACACGAATGATTGATGTGATGGTTAATCCGCCGTTCTTACAGGCGCGACAGCTTCGATCTGGTTGGTCAAGAATGGTCATTGGGTCATTATTCAGACGATTCTTTGGATCATTCATTATTTGTTTTATgtttattttttattttactattttGAAGGGCTGA
- a CDS encoding Pyruvate/Phosphoenolpyruvate kinase-like domain-containing protein, with amino-acid sequence MTQKTYPTALTTTIENPRLRFLNKIKAGEFPLMTFVAIPSVRQAQIVALTGLDGIILDCEHGHIGDDSMHNSVAAISALGVSPIIRIRGPAHDIIKRALDTGAHGIMVPQINNADEARQIVASSKFPPQGVRGQGSAFPAIGHGLTTPEYMKSANETIITMIQIETRAGVENVDEIAATPGVDMLFIGPNDLAQSLLGYVPARGDEPEFVAAIDKIINAGRRHGKWVGRMVNNGSAAKEERSRYDTVAITGDTKAIQNWYIAEFDIARS; translated from the coding sequence ATGACGCAAAAAACCTATCCTACGGCCCTCACAACAACTATTGAGAACCCTCGATTAAGGTTTCTCAATAAAATCAAGGCTGGGGAGTTTCCCTTGATGACCTTTGTTGCAATCCCCAGTGTGCGCCAAGCTCAGATTGTTGCTTTGACCGGCCTGGACGGCATCATCCTTGACTGTGAGCACGGACACATTGGAGATGACTCGATGCACAACTCAGTGGCGGCTATTTCAGCCCTTGGGGTGTCGCCTATCATCCGTATCCGCGGACCTGCCCACGATATCATCAAGCGAGCCCTTGACACTGGCGCGCATGGTATAATGGTTCCTCAAATCAACAACGCAGACGAGGCAAGGCAAATTGTCGCGTCTTCCAAGTTCCCGCCTCAGGGCGTTCGAGGCCAGGGCTCTGCATTCCCTGCCATTGGTCACGGTCTCACAACACCTGAGTACATGAAGTCTGCCAACGAGACCATCATCACTATGATTCAAATAGAGACTCGCGCTGGTGTCGAGAACGTCGATGAGATTGCTGCCACTCCCGGCGTGGACATGCTGTTCATTGGGCCCAATGATCTTGCTCAGTCACTACTGGGATACGTACCTGCGCGAGGTGATGAGCCTGAATTTGTTGCTGCTATTGATAAGATCATCAATGCTGGTCGCCGACATGGCAAGTGGGTTGGCCGTATGGTTAATAACGGCTCGGCCGCAAAGGAGGAGAGGTCGCGGTATGACACTGTAGCTATTACAGGAGACACAAAAGCTATTCAGAACTGGTATATAGCTGAGTTTGATATTGCTCGGTCTTGA